From one Lolium rigidum isolate FL_2022 chromosome 4, APGP_CSIRO_Lrig_0.1, whole genome shotgun sequence genomic stretch:
- the LOC124705596 gene encoding ankyrin-3-like has protein sequence MAPAPFVYLRPSDDGTGQGALMRAAFDGNLGRLKGVVKSLLKENGDPGMILSFITDGLSVLHVAAIQGHLEICKYLVEDLGGDANAPGAVAGAGAGGATPFMISAHSGDVPTVRYFLDQGGDLMKADVKGRTVLHHAVGAGSCKVTEFLLSKGVPVDIDYGQGTPLYVAATNEKDKTLKILLDHHANPNVIVHGMHYPLLAALIYRSLKCMKLLIKAGADVNGKGSIMTPLVFATGFGGYTNFIQFLLKAGADPNIPDDLGILPIEHAAVRDCKEEVEMLFPLTYPMPNVRNWSIEGVISHAKIEAKKPLDQQDFERRKNIAKTGADTAFKRKDYKTALKLYDLVIHHGENATLFANRSICKLAMGDGEGALSDALRCRMLRPKWAKACYRQGAAHMLLKEYKQACDALRDAQKLDPGNVEIERELSKAMELMKTS, from the exons atggcgccggcgccgttcgTATACCTCCGCCCCTCCGACGACGGCACCG GTCAGGGTGCCCTCATGAGGGCGGCCTTCGACGGCAACCTCGGCCGCCTCAAAG GTGTTGTAAAGAGTCTCCTCAAAGAGAATGGTGATCCAGGGATGATTCTTTCTTTCATTACGGATGGCCTCAGTGTGCTGCATGTCGCGGCAATCCAAGGCCATTTGGAGATCTGCAAATACTTGGTGGAGGATCTCGGAGGAGATGCGAATGCTCCTGGAGCTGtagctggagctggagctggag GTGCAACACCTTTTATGATCTCTGCTCATTCTGGCGATGTTCCTACTGTGAGATATTTCCTTGATCAAGGCGGTGATCTAATGAAAGCAGATGTAAAAGGCCGCACAGTTCTCCACCATGCTGTGGGTGCAG GATCCTGTAAGGTAACAGAATTCCTGCTTTCAAAAGGAGTGCCAGTAGACATAGACTATGGCCAAGGAACACCGCTGTATGTTGCTGCTACCAATGAGAAGGATAAAACGCTGAAGATTCTGTTGGACCACCACGCAAAT CCTAACGTCATTGTTCATGGTATGCATTATCCCCTGTTGGCTGCTCTTATATACCGTTCATTGAAGTGCATGAAACTGCTAATTAAG GCCGGTGCTGATGTTAATGGCAAGGGTTCCATTATGACTCCGTTAGTGTTCGCTACAGGATTTGGAGGTTATACCAACTTCATTCAGTTTCTGTTGAAGGCTGGGGCAGATCCTAATATTCCCGATGAT TTGGGTATATTACCAATAGAGCATGCCGCTGTACGTGATTGCAAGGAGGAAGTTGAAATGTTGTTTCCTTTGACTTACCCTATGCCAAATGTTCGAAACTGGAGTATTGAAGGAGTAATCTCGCATGCAAAAATTGAAGCTAAGAAGCCACTG GATCAACAAGACTTTGAGAGAAGAAAAAATATTGCCAAGACAGGGGCAGATACGGCATTCAAGCGGAAGGATTACAAGACAGCGCTGAAACTTTATGATTTG GTGATACATCATGGAGAGAATGCAACACTGTTTGCGAACAGGAGTATTTGTAAGCTGGCCATGGGTGACGGTGAAGGTGCTCTGTCAGATGCTCTCAGGTGCAGAATGCTGCGACCTAAATGGGCAAAAGCCTGCTACCGTCAGGGTGCAGCTCACATGCTACTCAAG GAGTATAAACAAGCTTGTGATGCTCTCCGTGATGCACAAAAACTAGACCCTGGGAATGTTGAGATTGAGAGAGAACTAAG CAAGGCGATGGAACTAATGAAGACCTCGTGA